From a region of the Methylomonas rapida genome:
- a CDS encoding glycosyltransferase family 4 protein, with product MTRIAISAYLRGNNWLGGVSYFRSLVSALRKYPVPNEFSVIILTNQSEAFGFHNDASVNIIDAPWLDSFGRFDYLLNGVIKTSGLINPLLYRYAKKSGIDLITHSPVNVLNACPTLFWMQDFQHCYFPEYFSRYERARRDRNIRLSSKAGDILFSSNSAAKDFRQFFPELTSTRIHVLQFAPLLDDKNNLPTRHELSLKYKFFGDYFFLPNQFWQHKNHSIVVEALRRLPSTFQVVATGILSDSRSNNHIQDILERIDRYSLNDRFKILGVIPRKDLLGLMLHSLCVINPSLFEGWSTTVEEAKYLGKRLLLSDIPVHREQNPLDAIFFSPLEPDELAQAMHRVKDEYSTPREQTRWIQGWDAYETSAERFSSQYIKIAKKILSLEPPENT from the coding sequence ATGACGCGAATTGCAATATCTGCCTACTTACGCGGGAATAACTGGCTAGGAGGAGTAAGTTACTTCCGAAGCCTGGTAAGCGCTTTGCGCAAATATCCTGTTCCCAATGAATTCTCGGTAATTATATTGACCAATCAAAGTGAGGCATTTGGCTTTCACAACGACGCTAGTGTGAACATTATCGACGCGCCTTGGCTGGATTCGTTCGGCAGGTTTGATTATCTCTTGAACGGGGTCATCAAAACGAGCGGCTTGATCAATCCTTTGCTTTACCGTTATGCTAAAAAATCAGGCATCGATTTAATAACTCATTCTCCTGTAAATGTGTTGAACGCATGCCCGACGCTATTCTGGATGCAAGATTTTCAGCATTGTTATTTCCCCGAGTATTTTTCCAGGTACGAGCGCGCTAGGCGAGATAGAAATATACGACTATCTAGCAAAGCCGGCGATATTCTATTCAGCAGCAATAGCGCCGCTAAAGATTTCCGCCAATTTTTTCCAGAGTTAACGTCTACCCGGATACACGTTCTACAATTTGCACCGTTACTCGATGACAAAAATAACCTGCCAACACGTCATGAACTATCGCTTAAATATAAATTTTTTGGAGACTATTTCTTTCTCCCAAACCAGTTTTGGCAACATAAAAATCATAGTATAGTCGTCGAAGCGTTACGTCGGTTACCGAGCACATTTCAAGTGGTCGCTACCGGCATTTTATCCGACTCACGAAGCAATAATCACATACAAGACATTCTGGAACGCATAGACCGATATTCTTTGAACGATAGGTTCAAGATTTTAGGCGTTATACCGCGAAAGGATTTGCTGGGTTTGATGCTCCATTCTCTATGTGTGATCAATCCGTCGCTTTTTGAAGGTTGGAGCACGACGGTAGAAGAAGCCAAATACCTCGGCAAACGTCTCTTGTTATCTGACATTCCCGTTCATCGCGAACAAAATCCGCTAGATGCCATCTTCTTTTCGCCGTTGGAACCGGATGAGCTCGCACAGGCAATGCACCGAGTCAAGGACGAATACAGCACGCCCCGTGAACAAACGAGATGGATACAAGGCTGGGATGCTTATGAAACCTCAGCCGAACGATTCTCCAGTCAATACATCAAAATAGCGAAGAAAATTCTATCTTTAGAGCCCCCGGAAAACACATGA
- a CDS encoding acyltransferase, whose protein sequence is MNLFGNLLREILYNPCRHIKSLPFVSVGRDTIILPSARFTFRLGAKNFQGKITIGDNSMIGGEFIFESNNGEVSVGDGTFINSGTRIICRENIKIGSNVTIAWNCILYDHNSHSLSWTERKVDLRQQIADFNAGKNFIHGKNWATVKSRPIVIGDKAWLGFGVTVLNGVHIGEGAIIGASSVVRADAPAWTIAYGNPATPQKAINK, encoded by the coding sequence ATGAACTTATTCGGTAATCTATTAAGAGAAATCCTTTATAACCCATGTCGCCATATCAAGAGCTTACCGTTCGTATCAGTTGGTAGAGACACCATTATATTGCCGAGCGCTCGATTCACTTTTCGGCTGGGCGCCAAGAATTTCCAAGGAAAGATAACCATCGGTGATAATTCGATGATCGGCGGTGAATTTATTTTCGAATCGAACAATGGCGAAGTTTCGGTCGGTGATGGCACGTTTATCAACAGTGGTACACGTATCATATGCAGAGAAAACATTAAAATCGGCTCTAATGTCACGATCGCGTGGAACTGCATCCTTTACGACCATAATTCTCACTCCCTCTCCTGGACCGAGAGGAAAGTGGACTTAAGGCAACAAATTGCCGATTTCAATGCGGGTAAAAATTTTATCCATGGAAAAAATTGGGCAACCGTTAAGTCGCGCCCCATCGTCATCGGAGATAAAGCGTGGTTAGGATTCGGTGTAACAGTTCTAAATGGTGTGCACATAGGTGAAGGCGCCATAATCGGCGCATCCAGTGTAGTTAGAGCCGATGCGCCAGCATGGACTATAGCTTACGGAAATCCTGCTACGCCTCAAAAAGCAATCAATAAATAA
- a CDS encoding glycosyltransferase family 4 protein — translation MKKILLLTRNFPPLTGGMERLNHHLYLELKKHFDVLVAGPCGSHAYLDSDTLFCEFSYKPLYAFLWSSFWKTLKFCNQYKPDLIIAGSGATALSARLLGYIFNIPVITFVHGLDLVLPNRLYQMSFLPAIRASDAIWVNSDNTKKLAINQRIKPEKIQIVYPGVTIPEMATTSNSANGFKTKLGLTEDYKILLSVGRLTERKGLPEFIRNCLPRIVKDYPRCVLVIIGNEPNNALHHKVGIKERIQETIQELGLTDHVRLLGHVDEAELAESYQDSHLHIFPGLDLPGDVEGFGMVAIEAAAHGLPTVAFAVGGVAEAVSHNQSGWLIEAGDYDGMIQTILSRMNDDDNAQKTVNTESCKDHAEDYSWDLFGARIFVILNELLLK, via the coding sequence ATGAAAAAAATACTGCTATTGACGCGGAATTTTCCGCCGTTGACTGGTGGTATGGAGCGGCTCAATCATCATTTGTATCTGGAATTAAAAAAGCATTTTGATGTTTTAGTTGCCGGGCCATGCGGTAGTCATGCCTATCTTGATTCCGATACGTTGTTCTGCGAATTTTCTTACAAACCGCTATACGCTTTTTTGTGGTCTTCTTTCTGGAAAACACTGAAGTTTTGTAATCAATATAAGCCAGATTTAATTATTGCGGGTAGCGGCGCGACAGCGCTGTCAGCGAGATTATTAGGCTATATTTTTAACATTCCAGTCATAACCTTTGTGCATGGTTTAGATTTGGTTCTGCCTAATCGGCTTTATCAGATGTCATTTTTGCCTGCTATACGCGCTTCCGATGCAATTTGGGTTAATAGTGATAACACTAAAAAACTAGCGATTAATCAGCGAATAAAGCCGGAAAAAATTCAAATCGTTTATCCCGGCGTAACAATTCCAGAAATGGCTACAACGTCGAATTCGGCGAATGGATTCAAAACTAAATTAGGCCTTACCGAAGACTATAAAATTCTGCTTAGCGTTGGACGATTAACCGAACGTAAAGGCTTGCCGGAGTTTATCCGCAATTGCCTTCCGAGAATCGTTAAAGATTACCCGCGCTGTGTATTGGTCATCATAGGCAATGAACCGAATAATGCTTTGCATCATAAAGTCGGCATAAAAGAACGAATCCAAGAGACTATCCAGGAATTAGGGCTGACGGATCATGTGCGGCTGTTAGGCCATGTTGACGAAGCTGAACTGGCAGAGTCTTATCAAGACAGCCATTTACATATCTTTCCGGGACTTGATCTTCCAGGTGATGTCGAGGGTTTTGGTATGGTGGCGATAGAGGCTGCCGCACACGGTCTTCCTACCGTCGCTTTCGCCGTCGGAGGTGTAGCGGAGGCGGTTAGTCATAATCAGTCCGGCTGGCTGATCGAGGCAGGTGACTATGATGGGATGATTCAGACAATACTGAGTCGCATGAATGATGACGATAATGCCCAAAAAACAGTAAATACAGAAAGTTGCAAAGATCACGCTGAAGATTATTCCTGGGATTTATTCGGTGCACGGATATTTGTGATTTTAAACGAACTCTTGCTCAAGTAA
- a CDS encoding NAD-dependent epimerase/dehydratase family protein — protein sequence MHTKDNPSKRALILGAAGFIGSHLVQRLNAGNEFTHLALAGHGVAQKYYSSNMMIFDGLIDSNMLNQCPTPDVILFAAGSASVGASIENPTKDFKLSIPSLVDLLDKLRTNWPRSRLVYISSAAVYGESSSIATPTQSQLLPLSPYGLHKKISEELILFELIRNRLDAVIVRPFSIYGPGLKKQLLWDALNKAQLGHYSFFGTGNEMRDWIFVDDLVSLLVDISLYPERFPTILNIGTGIPVSVANILRKLYTAFGIWQSPTFVNVNKAGDPCDLSADPMEQTPYSSYFKTPLDKGLQHYVNWFRSIQQ from the coding sequence TTGCATACTAAGGACAATCCATCTAAAAGGGCACTCATATTAGGCGCAGCCGGCTTTATCGGTAGCCACCTAGTACAACGCCTTAATGCGGGCAATGAGTTTACCCATCTTGCGCTTGCCGGTCATGGAGTAGCCCAAAAATATTATTCATCAAACATGATGATCTTTGATGGATTAATCGATAGCAACATGTTAAACCAATGCCCTACTCCTGATGTGATTCTGTTCGCGGCGGGAAGCGCTTCGGTCGGCGCATCAATCGAAAATCCAACAAAGGATTTCAAGCTGAGCATCCCATCTCTAGTCGATTTATTAGATAAACTTAGAACAAACTGGCCAAGAAGCCGCCTCGTATATATTTCGAGTGCCGCTGTTTATGGCGAATCGTCGTCGATTGCTACTCCCACTCAAAGTCAATTACTACCGCTATCACCCTATGGTCTGCACAAGAAAATTTCGGAAGAATTAATTTTGTTTGAGCTAATTCGCAATCGACTGGACGCGGTTATTGTTCGACCATTTTCAATTTACGGCCCTGGCTTAAAGAAGCAGCTTTTATGGGACGCCTTAAACAAGGCCCAATTAGGCCACTATAGTTTTTTCGGAACAGGAAACGAGATGAGAGACTGGATTTTTGTCGATGATCTGGTGTCGCTTTTGGTTGATATTTCACTGTATCCTGAACGCTTTCCAACTATTTTGAACATCGGAACCGGGATTCCGGTATCGGTAGCCAACATATTGCGGAAGCTCTATACAGCTTTCGGTATTTGGCAAAGTCCGACATTCGTTAACGTGAATAAAGCAGGCGACCCTTGCGACCTAAGTGCCGACCCAATGGAACAGACCCCTTACTCTAGCTATTTTAAAACACCGCTTGACAAGGGATTACAACACTATGTGAACTGGTTTAGATCGATCCAACAATGA
- a CDS encoding glycosyltransferase gives MKLLFLCKRRPQGRDIFTQPFGRFYYLPKILSEYGHEGYILLLSYKNDPESIRHEKKLTFHTISAHPWGPAKYLIQVNQITRTFRPDWIIGFSDIWYGIWAERISRSLGINSLIDAYDNYESYIPWAKPLHWIWRFALKRSTALTAAGPELAMLMSKGREKKPATVIPMAADPIFQPISDNNLRKQLDLPSNVPLIGYCGSLYKNRGLGTMFQALEHLLEDFPNAKLVISGKREHGIDIPYNIQNAIISLGYLPDERMPLLLNALDVFLVINRDSVFGNFSYPVKLYEAMRCRRPVVASRTKSTSWILKDYPECLADPNNPADIAKCIKNALSWKTKEYSSSNYDWEYSASILNVLLEQEFV, from the coding sequence ATGAAACTGCTCTTCCTATGCAAACGTCGCCCTCAAGGCAGAGACATTTTCACTCAACCCTTCGGGCGTTTTTATTATCTTCCCAAGATATTATCTGAATACGGCCATGAGGGATATATCCTGCTTTTAAGTTACAAAAACGATCCGGAAAGTATCCGTCACGAAAAAAAACTTACATTCCATACTATTTCCGCGCATCCTTGGGGACCAGCTAAGTATTTAATTCAAGTCAATCAAATTACCAGGACATTTCGCCCCGACTGGATCATTGGCTTCTCCGACATATGGTATGGAATTTGGGCGGAGCGAATTTCCAGATCACTTGGAATTAATTCGCTGATCGACGCCTATGATAACTACGAAAGCTATATTCCCTGGGCCAAACCTTTGCATTGGATTTGGCGTTTTGCGTTGAAGAGGAGCACTGCTTTAACGGCCGCCGGGCCGGAATTGGCAATGTTGATGAGTAAAGGCCGAGAAAAAAAACCAGCAACAGTCATTCCAATGGCTGCTGATCCAATATTTCAACCTATTTCTGACAATAATCTTCGAAAACAACTTGATTTACCCAGCAATGTGCCACTAATTGGGTATTGTGGATCTTTATATAAAAATCGAGGGCTGGGCACGATGTTTCAAGCTTTGGAACATTTACTGGAAGATTTTCCAAACGCTAAACTTGTTATCTCTGGGAAACGCGAACACGGCATCGATATTCCGTACAATATTCAGAATGCAATAATTTCACTTGGTTATTTGCCAGATGAACGGATGCCTCTATTACTCAATGCTTTAGATGTTTTTCTGGTCATAAATCGCGATTCAGTATTTGGCAATTTTAGCTATCCAGTAAAGCTATACGAAGCTATGCGCTGCCGTAGGCCAGTAGTTGCCTCCCGTACTAAAAGTACGAGTTGGATATTGAAGGATTATCCAGAATGTTTAGCTGATCCCAATAATCCAGCCGACATAGCTAAATGTATTAAAAATGCATTGTCATGGAAAACGAAAGAATACTCTTCAAGCAATTATGATTGGGAATACTCGGCATCAATTCTAAATGTATTACTTGAGCAAGAGTTCGTTTAA
- a CDS encoding ArsC family reductase — MLSHNIVLYGIKNCDSVKKARTWLDARQIAYTFHDYRVDGLEPALLQRFIDKLGLDAVLNQRSSSWRQLSDERKSDLSPEKALQLMLEIPTLIKRPILALDDQFYVGFNPEHYSAIL, encoded by the coding sequence ATGCTATCTCACAACATAGTCCTCTACGGCATCAAAAACTGCGACAGTGTCAAGAAGGCTCGCACCTGGCTGGATGCAAGACAAATTGCTTATACCTTCCATGATTACAGAGTCGATGGTCTCGAACCCGCCTTATTGCAACGATTCATCGACAAACTGGGTCTCGATGCCGTGCTGAACCAGCGTAGCAGTAGCTGGCGTCAACTGAGCGACGAACGAAAAAGTGATTTATCGCCCGAAAAAGCCCTGCAACTGATGCTGGAAATCCCTACCCTAATCAAACGGCCCATCCTTGCGTTAGACGACCAATTTTACGTTGGCTTCAATCCCGAGCATTATTCCGCAATCCTATGA
- a CDS encoding glycosyltransferase family protein gives MGGMRILIIGFQPYENITYPHLKQVVQHFTAFGSDYALFRERGYFIDEAFKPGLSLKALLRSAYTFSTIAIDSIKLIARRLLTQYDLVIAVDNFAFITASTLYTNVILWSHDFVTDDQERSSAWIHKLIKSKLSEKLNRKANIIIQDQTRLSLFCSRYHPEGLYTSNVFFLPVSLRASDNYLESKLQQTPVLLQIGGINCWRSMSDKLLCHYQSHSREYALAFHGFIDKEMQQKIRNAEHLPWTSSIDLDANCVNKIVSKCDIGFVAYNAGDFNFYYIGRASGQLVEFLRCGKPVIALGKTDLQRLVDEKKIGVAINHIDDLDAAIAKVLFNYPTYSSNCKKLYDEVYNLNNYLDHLTDWVIERAVL, from the coding sequence ATGGGTGGCATGAGGATTTTAATAATTGGATTTCAGCCTTACGAGAATATAACCTACCCTCACTTAAAACAGGTTGTACAGCATTTTACGGCTTTCGGCAGTGATTACGCGCTATTCCGTGAACGGGGCTATTTTATTGATGAGGCTTTTAAACCTGGTTTATCTCTAAAAGCTTTGCTTCGTTCCGCGTATACATTCAGTACAATCGCGATTGACTCGATTAAGCTAATCGCAAGACGCCTTCTTACTCAGTACGATTTAGTGATCGCGGTAGATAATTTTGCATTCATAACCGCATCAACCTTATACACAAATGTCATACTCTGGAGCCACGATTTTGTGACCGACGATCAAGAAAGAAGCAGCGCCTGGATACACAAACTGATTAAGAGCAAGCTGTCGGAAAAATTGAATAGAAAGGCTAATATTATTATTCAAGACCAGACCCGATTAAGTTTATTCTGCTCGCGGTATCACCCCGAAGGGTTATATACCTCTAATGTCTTCTTCCTGCCAGTATCGCTCAGAGCCTCGGATAATTATCTTGAATCAAAATTGCAACAAACGCCAGTGTTACTACAAATTGGAGGCATTAATTGCTGGCGATCAATGAGTGACAAGCTTCTTTGCCATTATCAATCGCATTCTAGGGAGTATGCACTGGCATTTCACGGATTTATCGATAAGGAAATGCAACAAAAAATCAGAAACGCCGAGCATCTTCCTTGGACGTCATCGATCGACTTAGACGCCAACTGCGTAAATAAAATCGTTTCAAAATGCGACATCGGATTTGTTGCCTATAACGCCGGCGATTTCAATTTCTACTATATTGGAAGAGCATCAGGACAGTTGGTGGAATTTCTTAGATGCGGCAAACCAGTCATAGCACTCGGCAAAACCGATTTGCAGCGTCTCGTCGACGAAAAAAAAATTGGTGTGGCAATCAATCACATAGACGATCTTGATGCCGCAATAGCCAAAGTCTTATTTAACTATCCGACCTATTCGTCGAATTGCAAGAAACTGTATGATGAAGTTTACAATCTCAACAATTATTTGGATCATCTGACCGATTGGGTTATAGAACGAGCTGTACTATGA
- a CDS encoding glycosyltransferase family 2 protein has protein sequence MTSKKQLSIVLPAKNEAANLRNLLERIRIVVPNAEILVVDDGSTDDTARVAKDAGARVVRHPYNQGNGASIKTGARNAKGDILVFMDADGQHDPEDIPVLLDKLEKGYDMVVGARHVSTQASWLRKIGNNFYNRLASVMTGHRIEDLTSGYRAVRADKFRKFLYLLPNGFSYPTTSTMAFFRSGFPVAYVPIQAGKRVGKSHIRLFRDGVRFFIIILRIGSLFSPMRLFLPISAAIFIAGISYYAYTFSTSGRFTNMSALLILASLIIFLIGILSEQISSLHYRSAEEDRRQQ, from the coding sequence GTGACTTCAAAAAAACAGCTCAGTATCGTTCTTCCGGCAAAAAATGAGGCCGCTAATTTACGCAATCTTCTGGAACGGATAAGAATCGTTGTACCCAATGCGGAAATCCTGGTGGTCGACGACGGCTCTACCGATGATACGGCTCGAGTGGCGAAAGATGCGGGAGCTCGCGTTGTCAGACACCCTTACAACCAAGGCAACGGTGCTTCGATCAAGACCGGGGCCCGAAATGCCAAAGGCGACATATTGGTTTTCATGGATGCAGACGGCCAGCATGACCCGGAAGACATTCCGGTATTGTTGGACAAATTGGAGAAGGGTTACGACATGGTCGTGGGTGCCCGGCATGTCAGCACGCAAGCCTCATGGCTCAGGAAAATTGGCAATAATTTTTACAATCGCTTGGCTTCCGTGATGACGGGGCATCGAATCGAAGATTTGACCAGCGGATATCGCGCGGTGCGGGCGGATAAATTTCGGAAGTTTCTTTATCTATTGCCAAACGGTTTTTCCTATCCCACCACCAGTACCATGGCGTTTTTTCGCTCGGGTTTTCCGGTGGCTTATGTACCCATACAAGCCGGAAAGAGAGTGGGTAAAAGCCATATCAGGTTATTTAGAGACGGCGTGCGTTTTTTTATCATCATTCTCAGGATAGGCTCATTGTTTTCACCGATGCGCTTATTTTTGCCAATCAGCGCGGCGATTTTTATTGCAGGTATTTCATACTATGCCTACACGTTTAGTACTAGCGGGCGCTTTACCAATATGAGTGCTCTGTTAATACTGGCTTCCTTGATCATTTTTTTAATCGGGATTCTTTCCGAGCAAATTTCGTCGTTGCATTATCGATCCGCCGAGGAAGATAGGCGGCAACAATGA